The following nucleotide sequence is from Fusarium graminearum PH-1 chromosome 1, whole genome shotgun sequence.
CCGATTGACTAACTGGAATTGAATATGAATCATCGGTTCATCAAGTCGGTGTGGGTTAAAATACTACATAACTATTCCCGTTGattctctctcttttttctgcCACACACAATGATGGCGTCTTCCTTTCTGTCTTCTCGTAGCTGAGGCTGGCTGCCTGACTGGCTGGGCTACCCCTGGCTCTGAGCCCTGttactgttgctgttggtggagTTGCAAAACAAGTGGGTGACATATTTACTTGCAGACGTTACGCATCATGTGAccctgttgctgctgttacCAGGATGGGCCTCAAAATTATGAATAGTTTAAGTTGACTTGCTTTTACATGGCTTGCCTAAAACAAGTTAACCTAAACTTGACTAAGTGCTACCTTACGATGGTTATTCACTCAACCCTTTTTTTGCATTTGTGTTACATACGCTGGGACCTTTGggaagagagatgagatgtCATACGTTATTTCCGACACCGATCTGATAATGCAAACTAACCCATTCTGATCAAGTAGAGTGCCTGTCAACATTGAACCACTTACAAAGAGATCCCCAACCTTGAATTGATAAATCGCTCAATTACCAATCAAAAACCCATGGTCATTCTTTCCATATTGCTATTCTGACTGTTATACCCGTCAGTTGAACATGGTACAAATAACAGTCCCTTCAACTTTGTCTGCCCCGAATCCGTCGTGACATGGTAGCACCCGCACGACTCAGGAAAAAAGTCTCCGGCTCGTAAATACAGTGCAACTCATCAAATGTTGGTATCCATCGTGACAGTTCGCATTATGGCATATTGCTTGGACTAATTGCCGTTGGCTTGTCCTTCCGCTCCCATGCGGTCCGTACATGACGTGTCGTGTGTTATAGCGGCCTGCGGCATGATGAGTATTTTCTTTTGTAGATATCTCCGTCTTGATAATGGCTTGGTATACGTAGATGTAATTTTATGCCCTTTTTGGGGTGGACCGACATTCACTTGTGAGATGAATTGTTAAGGAATGAGGTGTTGTGTGATACTAGATATTATGTGGCATGGCAAACGGGCACTCTTTAAAAAATGAAATACATGCAAAGACCTAAGAGCTTCATACAACACATGCTGCACTGATTTAAACTCAACACATATGTTACAACTACTAGTCTACATATACTCTTATTGCCGGGTATTTTTGGAAGCCTGAGAACGTGCTCAATCATGTGTATTGGGTATCAGAGATGATCCTTAGAACTCATTCTTGGGAAGTGGGATACGACGGATAGTTGGCGGTAAAATACTATTGTAGTTTCTAAAACCACATATGAATTCATTGCTGAcgctcttcctcatcttgtATGAATCTTAATGACGTTGATCCTAATATCGCTTTATATTCTAGGTATATCGTGATCGTCTGTCCGAAGTAACGCAGTGCCAGTCGGGCTGCAGCAAAAGCGTTTCTTCAACAGCTAGCCCAGCAATTTGACTTCTATTCATACTGAAAATACCATAAATACATAGTACCTTTCCCCTACATCTTGAACTTTTGTCCAAGTCGAACCTGGCTCGAGGAGCGTTTATTACGGATAAGTCGGCATATTTAAACACTAATAATTGGCCTGAGGCAATTGGGTCCATACTTCCTAGGTATCTAGATAGAAGCAAAGCTGATCACGACGGTTCAATCGAATCGGACTTGAGTAATATGGAGCAAGGACATATACTCATTCAACGTTTATAGTTAGCATGTTTGGCTTCTGATCGAAGTAACCCAGTTCAGACAGTATATCAATTGTTCTTAGCAGCAGAATTACAATCTTGATACTTGTCTCATATCCTTAGACGTGGCCCTTCCATTCAAAATGTGAACTTCAGTTGGCCTAGAGCCAATAGACTTGCCAGCACCAGACTCTCATACCATCCCATATCCTTGCATCAGTATCTACATCTTATCATCCCTTACAAGTCACAGGTAATTATTCCGTCACTACGCTTATTTCTTTCCAGAGCTGGATGAGTAAGAGTCACCGCTGGGTGCTGTGTAGGTTGAGTTACCCTACCCATCATTGTGGTAGGTGCTTCCATTGGGGTTGGAGTAGTAGTAAGAGCTGACCCTAGATAAGGTGAGCTACTGGTAAGGGTTTTTTTTAGGAATCAATCTGGCGTACGTGTTGGAATAGTGGTatgagtttgagttggagGCGCTTGAACCGTAGTCGCGGGCGCAGTAGTGGTTTCCCTGGGTTTATGTTAGTACCAGGTGGCATGAAGATAAGTGACCAGAGTTAAAACACACCTAGTTTTTGGTACCGGAGCTCTTTATTTCGTAGTTTTCAGGCATTTTGGCGATGTGTTCTGATAATTGGCGATGTGTAGAGATAAatatgaagatgaagaaggagaaggagagaatCAGTTCAGAACAACTCGGGTATGAGAGAGTTTATAAAGTGAGGAGAAAGACTTGATTTCCAGGTAAGTGCCGTACAGaaacccatcatcttcacctgGTCGTTGTTTGATGATTCAATTGGTtgtgtttgctttgtttAGATGTTTGACCTCGTCTATGTGGGGAACTACAGGGAGGTTATCGTGTACCCCGCTTCGTGGTTGTGACGCAGGTTGAGTTAGAGTTGCAGTATGAGTTGTCTCATTTGATGGGCTGTAAGTGGCTCAAACTCAATGGAAGCATGATAAACTTGCTTGGTTGTCTTGATAACCTTTACTATCAGTAGATGGATTTTGAGGCATAGGGTAAGCATGTGACAAACGGACATCTATTTATCCAGCAGCTATGTCAAGGAGTTTCTCAGATCACTTGACATATTCAATCGGACACTCTGTGAACGGGATGGCTTGGACCATTTAATTTTCATTTAAGTTAGTCAACACAGCGCTGTGATAGACTCCTGGTGAATGCGTATTTGGCTGATGTTGATCGTATGTCATAATCGTCCCTCCTAAATCGGAATCTCACGCCCAACTCAGTGGCTacagcatcaacaagatAGAACTATGAGGTCAGCTAATTCATTTCCGTTGCAATGCTTGCTCATTTCTTTTATGCATGCCAGGAACTTCCGTCGGCTATAATTTCCTTACTCTATTCAACATGATTGGATGAAAACATATTGATCATGTATTCATTTCCTTGCTTAGAAACACCAAGCTCcggatgagaagagagattgCTTGAGAAAAAATGGTTATAAAAAGGCTTCCTCCGATTGCCATCAAACAGGTTGAACAAGCTCACATAAATTCCAACTCTAGTACAATCAAGTAAACAAATCCACGCTCACACTTTGCTATGGCGCCGAAAATCTTCCTGTAAGTGAAACTCCCACATCACACCGATTTCTTCTAGTTGGAATAAGAACTGAATTAATTTATAGCACTGGAGTCACTGGTATGAGAGAATCAGCCACAGTAGTCGACTATACTCAATCTGACATTTATTCACAGGCTATGTTGGTGGCACTACGTTCTCCATGTTGCATGAGACTCACCCAGAGTACGACTACACGCTCTACTTTCGAAACCAAGATCGTGCCAAAGTTATCGCTGAAAAGTTCCCCGACGTCAAATTCGTGTACGGCGATCTTGGCAGCGTTGACATTATTGAAAAAGCATCTTCTGAAGCCGATGTTGTTGTCCGTATGTTTCAATGTTCCATCTAACTAGTAGGCACTGGATATAGTACCTTACATCGATTACAGATACGGCTGACTCTGCGGACTCACccgaggctgccaaagcCATCGCAAAAGGCCTGGCCTCTACCCATACAGCCGAACGCCCAGGATATTACGTTCATCTCTCAGGTGCAGGTATCCTTACTTGGTATGACATCAAGCACAATCGCTACGGAGAACCACCTCTTCCTGAGCAGAGCCACGGCGatatcaaggacattgatCGTATCCTAAACTTGCCCGACGAAGCGATCCACAAAGACGTTGAAACAATTGTTCAGAGCATCAACTCGGAGGCCGTCAAGTATCTCATGGTGTCTCCTCCCGTAATTTACGGAGCAGGCAGAGGTTTGGTCCACAAGCAGAGCTTCGCGATTACAGAGATAGTCAGAGCAGCCGTCGACCTCGGCTACACCCCAATCATCGGGGCTGGCAAGGCAAAATGGGACAATGTCCATGTTGAGGATCTCACGGCGCTCCTCGCAAAGGCTGTGGAAACATCACAGGCCCcatccaagaaagaaaacgaCTCGGAAACCTGGGGTAGAAAGGGCTACTACTTTGTCACCACAGGGGAACACCAGCGGGATGATCTCGCACAATGGATCGCTGAGGAAGTTCACCGTCAAGGATACATCCccgaggccaagaccaagtctgTCTCGATGGAGAACATGATTAATGCAAGATACAAGGCGGCTCTAGCCTGGGGGACTAATTCGAAGAGTGAGGTTGAGAGGGCGAGAAAGTATCTGAGATGGGAACCCAAAGCGCTGTTACTGAAGGAAACAATTGCCGATACAGTAGCTGCCGAGACTGCGGTTCTTGGGTTGTAGCCCAAGTATAAGTGAAAGTTTAGTAGCAGAAAAGCTAGCCTCCTACAAGTCTTAGAGTAaaaaaataaacagcctaaaaGATGTGATCTAAGTATCATAAGCTGGTCtattaatttcgtcccttatgcttctggcggccaatttttctgataccctaaaGAGGGTATGACAAGTGGACCGTGATAGTAGTTTGTGAATAGACCAATTATAAGCTTGTTATATCAACCTATCAAACTGGGGTCATCGACTGATATCTGGTAGTGTCAAGTCTATCGGCCGGGTTTGATGGCCGAGGTATCACAGCACTCTCCAACATGACGTTGGTGGTCACTGGCCAGTGAAATTAAAAGTCATTCGGAACCGGATCAACCGCAGAGTAGATTCTACGAACAATCATCTATGAGTTTCTAGAGGCCATCAAAAGCCGTCATTCGTCAGACAGCGAGTCAGAAATTCACTTGCCGTGGACATGGTGGTTGCAAACGAGTAAGTACACATACAGTATCACTATCGGACAAAAATCTGCATGTTGGACAAGGCAGTTCCGAAAGCGGCAAGAAATGTTGATATCGGGATTGCCGTCAAAGATTGGGTGCGCGGAGAATTGCAGCTACGACGTAGGCTAGAAGGTAACAGAAAAGCTAGTCTCCTGAGtttaggatacaaaaataaacaatcTAAGAGGCAggtctaaatagcataagctgatccaacaatttcgtctcttagGCTTTTAGCAGCCAGCTTTTCCGACTGACTGAAGGTAGGTTGGGCTGGACTGCAGCAAACATCCATACATGTCTTCCTCAGGCATGCGGGCTTCGGAACAAATTCTGCTTCTAGAGGCGGCTAAATCCTTGCCACTTTGTGCAGATGCTGGGTAATGATTTGCTGAGGCGATGGAGGAAAATCTCTTTTTCCCTCTTGAGCCTTGAGGTCACAGTGTGTGCATTGTGTTTTGCCCACACAAAATCATGATGTATCAGTAAATGACGTCCAATAATagagagagatagagagagagagagtaAGAGAGTATCAACCATTCGATCAATAACAGTCTATACCCATAACAATCACATTTCCAGCCTAAAATTGTCTTGTCCCATTTTAAAGCACCTCATTTAAAAGTGCAACAATGTACTATGTATCTGGTTGCCCAGTGCCCAGTAGCCCAAGGAAAATGTTCGTTGAAAAAAAAATCAGATGGAGCATGAAAAAAACTCAGGCGAGAAACCTTACCGTTATAGGTTTAGAGGAGGGGATCCCTACCGACCACTGCCCCGCCCCGCAGAAAAAGTTCACAGGTCCCTCCAAAATTTATTATTCTTTTAACGCCCGCTCAAAATCAATGTGGGAGAATTTCCTTTCTTGAAACCCCAcgttcttccttctctcctcttcatcctctcttccctttcCCACCACAAACCTTtcagacaagacaaaatggCGGACGAAGTTTACGACGGTGCCATCGGCATTGATCTGGGTAAGTCTCTTTACTCTCGATATCATCACGGCATTTCTTCCAGTTGTCGTAGTCTTTTTGATATGTTTCGCCGTGTACGCCGTCAGGCCTTCACTCTTGCTTCATGATGCCCTCAGAAACGAggacatcaagaaccaacaGGATCATTTCGAAAAAGCAACAcaactctctctctctatcttTACCCATCAAACACATGCACGCAACTCGAAACAACCCCGCTAACATCACCCTCCCTCAGGTACCACCTACTCCTGCGTTGCTACCTACGAGGGTACCAATGTCGAGATCATCGCCAACGAGCAGGGTTCTTTCACCACCCCTTCTTTCGTTTCCTTCACCGAGAAGGAGCGTCTGATCGGTGAGGCCGCCAAGAACAATGCTGCCATGAACCCCCGCAACACTGTCTTCGATGCCAAGTGAGTTTTGTTCTCTCTCCCCGACTCTTCACAAGCAGTTTCTGACTGAGATTTCCAACAGGCGTCTGATTGGTCGTCGTTTCGACGACCCTAccgtcaagaaggacatCGAGTCTTGGCCCTTCAAGATTGTCGATGACAACGGCAGCCccaagatcgaggtcgagTACCTCGGTGAGAACAAGCAGTTCTCTGCCCAGGAGATCTCCTCCATGGTTCTTACCAAGGTACGCACACAAATTCTTTTTTTGGCGAGCGGGCTTTTCCGCCCCGCCCCCGCACTAGCGACTTTCTTATTAACCCCTCCGAATAGATGAAGGAGATTGCCGAGACCAAGCTCggcaagaaggttgagaaggcCGTCATCACCGTTCCTGCCtacttcaacgacaaccAGCGTCAGGCCACCAAGGACGCCGGTTCCATTGCCGGCCTCAACGTCCTCCGTATCATCAACGAACCtaccgccgccgccatcGCCTACGGTCTTGGTGCCGGTAAGTCTGAGAAGGAGCGTAACGTTCTCATCTACGATCTCGGTGGTGGTACTTTCGATGTCTCCCTCNNNNNNNNNNNNNNNNNNNNNNNNNNNNNNNNNNNNNNNNNNNNNNNNNNNNNNNNNNNNNNNNNNNNNNNNNNNNNNNNNNNNNNNNNNNNNNNNNNNNNNNNNNNNNNNNNNNNNNNNNNNNNNNNNNNNNNNNNNNNNNNNNNNNNNNNNNNNNNNNNNNNNNNNNNNNNNNNNNNNNNNNNNNNNNNNNNNNNNNNNNNNNNNNNNNNAACAAAGCTAATACCGTACTACAGAAGGACCTCTCTGGCGATGCCCGTGCCCTCCGACGTCTCCGAACTGCTTGTGAGCGTGCCAAGCGTACTCTCTCCAGCGGTGCCCAGGCCACCATTGAGATTGACTCTCTCTTCGACGGTGAGGACTTCACCATGTCCATCACCCGTGCCCGTTTCGAGGACTTGAACGCCAAGGCTTTCTCTGGCACCATCGAGCCCGTTGCTCAGGTCCTCAAGGACGCTGctatcgagaagaaggccgtTGACGAGATCGTCCTTGTCGGTGGTTCCACCCGTATCcccaagatccagaagcttctGTCCGAGTTCTTCGAcggcaagaagctcgagaagagcatcaaccCCGATGAGGCTGTTGCCTACGGTGCCGCCGTCCAGGCCGGTATCCTCTCCGGAAAGGCCACCTCTGCTGAGACCGCcgacctcctcctcctcgatgTCGTTCCTCTGTCTCTCGGTGTCGCCATGGAGGGCAACATCTTCGCCTCCGTCGTTCCCCGTGGTACCACCTGCCCCACCCTCAAGAAGCGAACCTTCACCACTGTTGCCGACAACCAGCAGACCGTTCAGTTCCCCGTCTACCAGGGTGAGCGAACCAACTGTGAGGACAACACCAGCTTGGGTGAATTCACTCTTGCTCCTATCCCCCCCATGCGCGCCGGTGAGGCCGTCCTCGAGTGTGTCTTCGAGGTCGACGTCAACGGTATCCTCAAGGTCACCGCTACTGAGAAGACCTCTGGTCGCAgtgccaacatcaccatctccaactccgTCGGAAAGCTCACCACcgacgagatcgagaagatgGTCAACGAGGCTGAGCAGTTCAAGAGCAACGATGATGctttccagaagaagtttgaggctAAGCAGCAGCTCGAGTCCTACATTGGCCGTGTTGAGGAGATCGTCTCCGACCCCACT
It contains:
- a CDS encoding heat shock protein SSB1 is translated as MADEVYDGAIGIDLGTTYSCVATYEGTNVEIIANEQGSFTTPSFVSFTEKERLIGEAAKNNAAMNPRNTVFDAKRLIGRRFDDPTVKKDIESWPFKIVDDNGSPKIEVEYLGENKQFSAQEISSMVLTKMKEIAETKLGKKVEKAVITVPAYFNDNQRQATKDAGSIAGLNVLRIINEPTAAAIAYGLGAGKSEKERNVLIYDLGGGTFDKDLSGDARALRRLRTACERAKRTLSSGAQATIEIDSLFDGEDFTMSITRARFEDLNAKAFSGTIEPVAQVLKDAAIEKKAVDEIVLVGGSTRIPKIQKLLSEFFDGKKLEKSINPDEAVAYGAAVQAGILSGKATSAETADLLLLDVVPLSLGVAMEGNIFASVVPRGTTCPTLKKRTFTTVADNQQTVQFPVYQGERTNCEDNTSLGEFTLAPIPPMRAGEAVLECVFEVDVNGILKVTATEKTSGRSANITISNSVGKLTTDEIEKMVNEAEQFKSNDDAFQKKFEAKQQLESYIGRVEEIVSDPTLSLKLKRNQKEKIESTISDAMATLEISESTAEDLKKQELALKRLVTKAMSSR